The following DNA comes from Flavisolibacter ginsenosidimutans.
ACCGCGAAGCAAGTGCTTCAGGTACAGGACGCCCTTGTTCGATAAAAGTTTCCGGACAGTGTCGGTTGGCTGCGCACCTTTGTTTAGCCAGTCCAGCGCACGCTGACGATCCAACTGAATGGTGGACGGCTGCGTTTGCGGATTGTAGGTTCCTAACTTTTGGATGAATTTACCGTCGCGGGGAGCCCGTGCATCGGCAACAACAATGAAGTAGAAGGGTCTCTTCTTGGACCCGTGTCTTTGTAAACGGATTTTAACTGGCATCTTAAATGGAAATTTAAATGCGGTGAAACAATAATTATTATGGCTGCAAATCTAAGCCTTGCGGCCAAAAATCCAAATAAAGAGTTGGTAAAGTTTGGCGGAAAAGGTTTGTGGTTAAGCGCGATGAGATAAAAGCGTTTTCATTTCGCAAACTCTCCGCAGTTGGCGAAAACG
Coding sequences within:
- the rpsP gene encoding 30S ribosomal protein S16, coding for MPVKIRLQRHGSKKRPFYFIVVADARAPRDGKFIQKLGTYNPQTQPSTIQLDRQRALDWLNKGAQPTDTVRKLLSNKGVLYLKHLLRGVGLGLFDEATAMTKFQAWHTEHEAQIRKRQEEAQRERRARRNPTYQRRERRPAPDAGSEA